A single region of the Schistocerca serialis cubense isolate TAMUIC-IGC-003099 chromosome 7, iqSchSeri2.2, whole genome shotgun sequence genome encodes:
- the LOC126412479 gene encoding uncharacterized protein LOC126412479, whose protein sequence is MEDIPWTEAVTAAKFDHLLGLPQGTVRTLSVKRLTKVGQNYGSTLLSIQAHLRDGETLDLVGKFMPPTEMQKKVFGSATTFLKEINAYRSINVELIKLQRERGVPAEEVCDPLPRYYGSQVNSAGDDSAAADDNAVLLLENLTSSGYRMVDQMTGLDLPHARMLVRKIAQFHASAVALRILKPQVFKDVIKGKCKFDSMPPEEQKRFSDVMVEHMCRLPEIAPFNDKVKAAFERLSDLPFAKLWAEVVEPFASLSHNDLWVNNMVFRYEDSEKPTDVKFFDFQTLTYSSPVRDLVFFLYTSLRHDLVRNSVDELTDAYYENFVAWLKKLGCKTAVFTKAEFMKEIDRVAPTEIVHILMMLNVICAEEHEKFSIDDVSDSVPPFSSGEMYRKKVLITLQDYDARSWL, encoded by the coding sequence ATGGAGGACATTCCGTGGACGGAGGCTGTGACCGCTGCGAAGTTTGACCACCTGCTCGGCCTGCCACAAGGCACCGTACGAACTTTATCTGTGAAACGTCTGACGAAGGTCGGCCAGAATTACGGAAGCACTCTATTGAGTATTCAGGCGCATCTGCGAGATGGTGAAACGCTGGACCTTGTCGGCAAATTCATGCCTCCAACAGAAATGCAGAAAAAAGTTTTCGGTAGCGCGACgacatttttaaaagaaataaacgCGTACCGCTCCATAAATGTCGAACTAATTAAGTTGCAGCGTGAGAGGGGCGTTCCGGCTGAGGAAGTGTGCGACCCTTTGCCGCGGTATTACGGATCGCAGGTAAACAGCGCCGGCGACGACTCGGCGGCGGCCGATGACAACGCGGTGCTCCTGCTGGAGAACCTGACCTCCAGCGGCTACCGGATGGTAGACCAGATGACCGGACTCGACCTTCCGCACGCCAGGATGCTGGTCAGGAAGATCGCCCAGTTCCATGCGTCAGCTGTCGCTCTCAGGATCCTCAAACCACAAGTATTTAAAGACGTTATCAAAGGCAAGTGTAAATTCGACAGCATGCCTCCTGAAGAGCAGAAGCGATTCAGCGACGTCATGGTGGAACACATGTGCCGACTTCCAGAGATCGCACCGTTCAACGATAAAGTAAAAGCTGCTTTCGAACGCCTCAGTGACTTGCCGTTCGCAAAACTTTGGGCGGAAGTTGTGGAACCATTTGCTTCGCTATCACACAATGATTTGTGGGTTAACAACATGGTTTTCCGATACGAGGACAGTGAGAAGCCAACGGACGTTAAATTTTTTGACTTCCAGACTCTGACCTACTCTTCACCTGTAAGAGACCTGGTATTTTTCCTGTATACCAGCCTACGACACGATCTGGTTAGAAACAGTGTCGATGAACTGACAGATGCTTACTATGAGAATTTCGTGGCTTGGCTGAAGAAACTGGGGTGCAAGACAGCAGTCTTCACAAAAGCAGAATTCATGAAGGAAATCGATAGGGTCGCCCCGACAGAGATTGTGCACATACTGATGATGCTGAATGTAATTTGCGCTGAGGAACATGAAAAGTTTTCTATAGATGATGTGAGTGATTCAGTTCCTCCGTTTTCGTCGGGCGAAATGTATCGAAAGAAAGTATTAATTACCCTCCAAGATTATGATGCAAGAAGTTGGCTATAA